One segment of Ascidiaceihabitans donghaensis DNA contains the following:
- a CDS encoding ABC transporter ATP-binding protein: MAETVFAPWDDPSEKPLITFSNVTKRFGDFTAIDDLTLDIFEKEFFALLGPSGCGKTTMMRMLAGFENPTSGVIGLAGKDIAGVPPNKRAVNMMFQSYALFPHLSIWDNIAFGLKRDNLGKDAIATRVDEMLKLTRLEKFARRKPHQISGGQRQRVALARSLAKAPKLLLLDEPLGALDKKLRQDTQFELMDIQEKTGTTFVIVTHDQEEAMTVASRVAVMDEGRIIQVATPERIYEGPNSVYVADFIGDVNILSGTASAYGREMYRVDWGGSTPATATSAMPFSDGQTCHLAIRPEKISITADKPEADNAVQGKVLDIAYLGNLSTYYVELATGQTIKAQTANTRRVSRRSFTWEDPVWVSWTATAGVLLDK; this comes from the coding sequence TTGGCCGAGACCGTTTTTGCCCCTTGGGATGATCCGAGCGAAAAGCCGTTGATCACCTTCAGCAACGTCACAAAACGCTTTGGCGATTTCACCGCCATCGACGATCTGACGCTAGATATTTTCGAAAAAGAATTCTTTGCACTGCTTGGCCCGTCGGGTTGTGGCAAAACCACAATGATGCGGATGCTGGCCGGGTTCGAGAACCCAACAAGCGGCGTCATAGGGCTTGCCGGCAAGGACATCGCCGGCGTGCCGCCAAACAAACGCGCCGTGAACATGATGTTTCAAAGCTATGCGTTGTTTCCGCACCTATCGATCTGGGACAATATCGCTTTTGGATTGAAGCGCGACAATCTGGGCAAAGATGCAATCGCCACCCGTGTGGATGAAATGCTGAAACTGACACGTCTGGAAAAGTTTGCACGGCGCAAACCCCATCAGATTTCTGGCGGTCAACGTCAACGGGTGGCGCTGGCACGATCTTTGGCAAAAGCCCCAAAGCTGCTGTTGCTGGACGAGCCACTTGGCGCTTTGGACAAAAAACTGCGTCAGGACACGCAGTTTGAATTGATGGACATTCAGGAAAAGACCGGCACGACGTTTGTCATCGTGACCCACGATCAGGAAGAGGCCATGACAGTCGCGTCGCGCGTCGCGGTCATGGACGAAGGGCGCATCATTCAAGTGGCCACACCCGAACGCATCTACGAGGGGCCGAATTCTGTCTATGTTGCCGATTTCATCGGGGACGTGAACATTCTAAGTGGCACAGCATCTGCCTATGGCCGCGAAATGTACCGCGTTGATTGGGGGGGCAGCACACCCGCAACTGCCACCAGCGCCATGCCCTTTTCCGATGGCCAAACGTGCCATCTTGCGATCCGCCCGGAAAAGATTTCAATCACTGCAGACAAACCCGAGGCGGACAATGCGGTTCAAGGCAAAGTGCTGGATATCGCTTATCTCGGGAACCTGTCGACGTATTACGTCGAACTTGCCACCGGCCAAACGATCAAAGCGCAAACTGCAAACACACGACGCGTGTCGCGCCGCAGTTTCACATGGGAAGATCCGGTTTGGGTGTCGTGGACAGCAACAGCCGGAGTGCTTTTGGACAAATGA
- a CDS encoding M24 family metallopeptidase: MVRTAMAMAGLDALLVTDPSNQAWLTGYDGWSFYVHQGVIVTQDADPIWWGRSQDTNGALRTVWMQDDCVIGYSDDHVQSDVKHPMEDLARHLDGLGLRNLGVEMDNYYFSAKAFSVLLQALPNIGFADATGMVNWQRTVKSEAELTYMRKAALISEKIVNGLLDRVEPGVPKNEIVAEIYRDAIRGVEGVWGDYPAIVPLLPSGANAAAPHLTWDGTPFVSGEATFFEISGCYRRYHAPLCRTLFLGTPPEDMKHAEAAVIEGLDAGIDAARAGNRACDVANALDACLQKAGIERAARCGYPIGLSYPPDWGERTISLRAEDETVLEPNMTFHLMPGLWTKDWGLEITESIRICETGPAETFSNMPRQLFAKP, from the coding sequence ATGGTGCGAACTGCTATGGCTATGGCAGGGTTGGATGCTTTGCTGGTAACAGACCCTTCCAATCAAGCCTGGTTGACCGGATACGACGGTTGGTCTTTTTACGTGCATCAAGGTGTGATTGTGACACAAGATGCAGACCCTATTTGGTGGGGCCGAAGCCAAGACACTAATGGCGCCCTTCGCACAGTTTGGATGCAAGATGATTGCGTCATTGGCTATTCGGATGACCATGTTCAATCTGATGTAAAACACCCGATGGAGGATCTCGCACGGCATCTCGATGGTCTCGGCCTTCGCAATCTGGGCGTGGAAATGGACAACTACTACTTTTCGGCCAAGGCCTTTTCTGTTCTGCTTCAAGCCCTGCCAAACATCGGGTTCGCCGACGCGACCGGCATGGTGAACTGGCAGCGCACCGTTAAATCCGAAGCAGAACTCACTTACATGCGTAAAGCTGCCCTGATTTCTGAGAAAATAGTCAATGGGCTGTTGGACCGGGTCGAACCCGGCGTTCCGAAAAACGAAATCGTTGCAGAAATCTACCGCGACGCCATTCGCGGCGTTGAAGGCGTTTGGGGTGATTATCCTGCCATTGTGCCTTTGTTGCCTTCCGGCGCAAATGCGGCCGCCCCTCATCTGACGTGGGACGGCACACCATTTGTATCAGGCGAAGCTACTTTTTTCGAGATATCGGGATGCTATCGACGGTATCATGCACCTTTGTGTAGAACCTTGTTCTTGGGCACCCCGCCCGAAGACATGAAGCACGCCGAAGCAGCAGTAATCGAAGGTTTGGATGCTGGCATTGATGCCGCCCGCGCGGGAAATCGTGCCTGTGATGTGGCCAATGCCTTGGATGCCTGCCTGCAAAAGGCCGGAATCGAACGCGCGGCGCGATGTGGGTATCCCATCGGCCTAAGCTATCCACCAGATTGGGGCGAACGTACCATTTCCTTACGCGCCGAAGATGAAACCGTTCTGGAACCGAACATGACATTCCACCTTATGCCGGGGCTTTGGACGAAGGATTGGGGACTGGAGATCACAGAAAGTATTCGCATTTGCGAAACTGGGCCGGCCGAAACCTTCAGCAACATGCCACGTCAACTGTTTGCGAAACCTTGA
- a CDS encoding polyamine ABC transporter substrate-binding protein, producing MTRTLLATVAVAALTATSAFAEEVRVYNWSDYIDEELLTKFEEETGIKLIYDVFDSNEVLETKMLTGSSGYDVVVPSGTFLQRQISAGAFQPLDRSKLSNAGNMWDVIEARTDQYDSGNAHSINYMWGTTGLGVNVGKVTEVLGADAPMGSLELVFNPANMEKLAECGVHFLDAPAEMIPAALQFLGEDPDSHDPEVIAKAEAVLMGVRPHITKFHSSEYINALANGDICVAFGWSGDILQARDRAAEAENGVEIAYNAPSEGALMWFDQMAIPADAPNPDAAHKFLNFIMDAQNMAAASNYVYYANGNKASQEFLVEDVIGDTAIYPDEATLENLYTTTPYPQKVQRVVTRLWTKIKSGT from the coding sequence ATGACACGAACATTGCTTGCTACAGTTGCTGTAGCTGCGTTGACCGCCACCTCAGCCTTTGCCGAAGAGGTCCGCGTTTACAACTGGTCCGATTACATCGACGAAGAGTTGTTGACCAAATTCGAAGAAGAAACAGGCATCAAGTTGATCTACGACGTCTTCGACAGCAATGAAGTGCTGGAAACAAAGATGCTTACAGGTTCTTCTGGCTACGACGTGGTTGTGCCATCCGGCACCTTTTTGCAGCGCCAGATTTCCGCAGGCGCGTTTCAGCCTTTGGATAGATCAAAGCTGAGCAACGCAGGCAACATGTGGGACGTGATTGAAGCGCGGACAGACCAATATGATTCCGGAAACGCCCATTCTATCAACTATATGTGGGGCACTACAGGTCTTGGCGTGAATGTCGGCAAAGTCACAGAGGTATTGGGCGCAGACGCTCCGATGGGGTCTTTGGAACTGGTGTTCAACCCGGCCAATATGGAAAAACTGGCTGAATGCGGTGTGCATTTTCTGGATGCTCCTGCCGAAATGATCCCAGCAGCTTTGCAATTCTTGGGCGAAGACCCCGACAGCCATGATCCGGAGGTCATTGCAAAAGCCGAAGCGGTTTTGATGGGCGTGCGCCCCCATATTACCAAATTCCACAGCTCCGAATACATCAACGCGCTGGCCAATGGTGACATTTGCGTAGCGTTCGGTTGGTCTGGCGATATCTTGCAAGCCCGTGACCGTGCCGCAGAAGCCGAGAACGGCGTCGAAATCGCCTATAACGCCCCGTCTGAGGGCGCATTGATGTGGTTTGACCAAATGGCAATCCCGGCCGATGCACCAAACCCGGATGCAGCCCATAAATTCCTGAACTTTATCATGGATGCGCAAAATATGGCGGCGGCGTCGAATTACGTTTACTACGCCAACGGCAACAAAGCGTCGCAGGAATTTCTTGTAGAAGATGTGATTGGTGATACAGCGATCTACCCGGATGAAGCCACGCTGGAAAACCTATACACTACAACACCTTATCCGCAGAAAGTGCAGCGCGTCGTGACGCGTTTGTGGACGAAAATCAAATCAGGCACCTAA
- a CDS encoding ABC transporter permease subunit, whose amino-acid sequence MRRTFLITVPYVWLLALFLVPFVMVFKISLSDSVLAIPPYSPTIKDGLWGLLSQLDIENFTFLTTDDLYWKAYLSSARIALISTFLTLIVGYPIAYAMARAPQEWRATLMMLVILPFWTSFLIRVYAWIGILSTEGFLNQFLMGIGIISEPLVVLNTNTAVYIGIVYTYVPFMILPIYAALERLDGSLIEAAEDLGCSRLQAFWLVTIPLSKNGIIAGCFLVFIPALGEFVIPSLLGGSGTLMIGKVLFEEFFSNRDWPVASAVAVILLLILIIPIVLFQRNEQRQAEADQ is encoded by the coding sequence ATGAGGCGCACGTTTTTAATAACAGTGCCTTATGTTTGGCTTTTGGCGTTGTTTTTGGTGCCATTTGTAATGGTGTTCAAAATCTCGCTGTCGGATTCTGTGCTGGCTATTCCACCGTACTCCCCCACGATAAAAGACGGTTTATGGGGTTTGCTGTCGCAGCTGGACATCGAAAACTTCACCTTCTTGACCACGGATGATCTGTACTGGAAAGCCTACCTAAGCTCCGCCCGCATTGCGTTAATCTCTACGTTTCTAACGCTGATCGTGGGTTATCCAATCGCTTACGCCATGGCGCGCGCTCCGCAGGAATGGCGGGCAACTTTGATGATGTTGGTGATTTTACCCTTCTGGACGAGCTTTTTAATACGGGTCTATGCGTGGATCGGCATTCTAAGCACAGAAGGGTTCCTGAACCAATTCTTGATGGGAATTGGCATAATTTCGGAACCCTTGGTGGTCTTGAACACCAACACCGCCGTCTACATCGGCATCGTTTACACCTATGTCCCCTTCATGATCCTTCCCATCTACGCGGCTTTGGAACGGCTGGATGGTTCCTTGATTGAAGCGGCCGAAGATTTAGGCTGCTCACGCCTGCAGGCCTTTTGGTTGGTCACAATTCCATTGTCGAAAAACGGGATCATCGCAGGGTGTTTTCTGGTCTTTATTCCGGCGTTGGGCGAATTTGTTATTCCATCGTTGCTGGGCGGTTCAGGTACTTTGATGATCGGGAAGGTGCTGTTTGAAGAGTTCTTCTCGAACCGCGATTGGCCTGTCGCATCAGCTGTAGCCGTAATCTTGTTGCTGATTTTGATCATTCCCATCGTGCTTTTTCAACGCAATGAGCAACGCCAAGCGGAGGCGGATCAATGA
- a CDS encoding extracellular solute-binding protein, whose product MKLTKTLMATTALTVAAGMVSADGHMASEMTIVSWGGAYSASQKGAYHDPYAEANGVTIINDDSSAEAVAKLRAMNEAGNVTWDVVDVVAADAIRLCDEGLAMEIDADTQLADAPDGTKASEDFGDLLVSDCFIPQIVYSTTFGYRTDLVGDTAPTSVCAVFDTEAYPGKRSLEKRPINNMEWALICDGVANEDVYDVLATEEGQQQALDKLATIKDDVIWWSAGADTPQLLADGEVVMGSTYNGRLFAAIEEQKQPIGMLWDAQVFDLDGWIIPTGLSPERQARALDYIMFATDTQRLADQAQYISYGPARKSSAPLVGKHKTLGIDMAPHMPTDPENAKNTFLYNYEFWADYRDDIDAKFQAWLAK is encoded by the coding sequence ATGAAACTCACCAAAACATTGATGGCCACAACGGCCCTTACTGTTGCGGCTGGCATGGTATCGGCCGACGGCCACATGGCATCCGAAATGACAATCGTATCTTGGGGCGGCGCTTACTCTGCTTCCCAAAAAGGCGCGTATCACGACCCCTATGCCGAAGCGAATGGCGTAACGATCATCAACGACGACAGCTCTGCTGAAGCTGTTGCAAAATTGCGCGCGATGAACGAAGCGGGCAACGTCACATGGGACGTGGTTGACGTTGTTGCAGCAGACGCGATCCGTTTGTGCGACGAAGGTCTGGCGATGGAAATCGACGCAGACACACAATTGGCTGACGCGCCTGACGGCACAAAAGCATCCGAAGACTTTGGCGATCTGTTGGTTTCCGACTGCTTCATCCCGCAAATCGTGTACTCTACGACATTCGGCTACCGCACGGACCTGGTTGGCGACACAGCCCCAACTTCCGTTTGCGCCGTGTTCGACACAGAAGCCTACCCAGGCAAGCGTTCTTTGGAAAAGCGTCCAATCAACAACATGGAATGGGCGTTGATCTGTGACGGCGTTGCAAACGAAGACGTTTATGACGTTTTGGCGACCGAAGAAGGCCAGCAGCAGGCGCTCGACAAACTGGCAACCATCAAAGACGACGTGATCTGGTGGTCTGCGGGTGCGGACACGCCACAACTGTTGGCTGACGGCGAAGTCGTCATGGGTTCCACATACAACGGTCGTCTGTTCGCAGCGATCGAAGAGCAAAAGCAGCCAATCGGCATGCTGTGGGACGCGCAAGTATTTGACCTTGACGGTTGGATCATCCCAACGGGCCTGAGCCCAGAGCGTCAAGCACGTGCGTTGGACTACATCATGTTCGCGACAGACACACAGCGTCTGGCAGACCAAGCGCAGTACATTTCCTACGGTCCTGCGCGTAAGTCTTCTGCACCATTGGTCGGCAAGCACAAAACACTGGGCATCGACATGGCGCCACACATGCCAACAGACCCAGAGAACGCCAAGAACACGTTCCTCTACAACTACGAGTTCTGGGCTGACTACCGCGACGACATCGACGCGAAATTCCAAGCTTGGTTGGCGAAATAA
- a CDS encoding ABC transporter permease yields the protein MSDSTANGVMLAADGTPLKRSLARALRRQKLRALMLIAPLLLFVLLTFIIPIGSMLFRSVENDIVVNTLPETVAALSSWDATTGELPDEAVYAAFTRDMVVAIAEKKHTKLGTRLNYEKTGMSSMFRQSGRKMKRLDPTEDAPFKEKLIKIHKGWGDVETWKTLQTHSGIYTSGYFLNAVDAQKTPEGIAWQSEDKQILLKLFGRTLIMSLIITGSCIALGYPVAWLLANASSRTANMLLILVLLPFWTSLLVRTSAWKVMLQQNGVINEVLVWIGLVPDADRLILINNQFGTIVAMTHILLPFMILPMYSVMQTIQPSYLRAAKSLGATNWTAFWRVYFPQSIPGIGAGSILVFILSIGYYITPEIVGGTKGVFISNRIAYHISSSLNWGLAAALGTILLIVVLALYWAYDRIVGIDNVKLG from the coding sequence ATGAGCGATAGCACAGCAAACGGCGTGATGTTGGCCGCAGACGGCACGCCCCTGAAACGCAGTCTGGCGCGCGCCTTACGCCGCCAGAAGCTGCGTGCATTGATGCTGATTGCGCCATTGCTTTTGTTTGTTCTTTTGACCTTCATTATCCCAATCGGATCTATGTTGTTCCGGTCCGTTGAGAACGACATCGTCGTGAATACCTTGCCCGAAACTGTGGCCGCTTTGTCCAGTTGGGACGCCACCACCGGAGAGCTGCCAGACGAAGCCGTTTATGCGGCTTTCACACGCGACATGGTCGTCGCCATCGCGGAAAAGAAACACACCAAACTTGGCACACGCCTGAACTACGAAAAAACTGGGATGTCGTCCATGTTCCGGCAGTCGGGCCGAAAAATGAAACGGCTCGACCCAACGGAAGACGCGCCCTTTAAGGAAAAGTTGATCAAGATCCACAAAGGCTGGGGTGACGTTGAAACGTGGAAGACGCTCCAAACGCATTCCGGCATCTACACCTCGGGCTACTTCCTAAACGCGGTCGATGCGCAAAAGACGCCTGAAGGCATCGCATGGCAATCCGAAGACAAGCAAATTTTGCTTAAGTTGTTCGGGCGAACGTTGATCATGTCGCTGATCATCACAGGTTCATGCATTGCGTTGGGCTATCCTGTTGCCTGGCTGTTGGCGAATGCGAGCTCTCGGACAGCGAATATGCTGCTTATTCTGGTTCTACTGCCGTTTTGGACATCGCTGCTTGTGCGGACTTCTGCATGGAAAGTCATGTTGCAGCAAAACGGGGTGATCAACGAAGTTCTTGTTTGGATCGGGCTTGTGCCGGATGCGGACCGTTTGATCCTGATCAACAATCAGTTTGGCACGATCGTGGCGATGACGCACATTCTGTTGCCCTTCATGATCCTGCCAATGTACTCTGTGATGCAGACAATTCAGCCAAGCTACTTGCGTGCGGCCAAATCGTTGGGGGCCACCAATTGGACGGCCTTCTGGCGCGTATATTTCCCGCAGTCCATTCCGGGCATTGGCGCGGGGTCTATCCTCGTCTTCATCCTGTCAATTGGCTACTATATCACCCCCGAAATCGTCGGCGGCACCAAAGGTGTCTTCATCTCCAACCGGATTGCCTATCACATCTCTTCCTCGCTCAATTGGGGCTTGGCAGCGGCGCTTGGAACAATCCTGCTGATTGTGGTTCTGGCGCTGTATTGGGCCTATGACCGCATCGTCGGCATCGACAACGTTAAACTGGGATAA
- a CDS encoding aspartate aminotransferase family protein, translating into MSAITNHLPTAELQALDAAHHMHPFTTGNELAERGARVITRAEGVYLTDSEGNEILDGMAGLWCVNIGYGRHELADVAARQMRELPYYNTFFMTTHAPVIALAKEIASLAPSHLNQVFFAGSGSEANDTNIRMVRTYWAMKGKPSKSIIISRKNAYHGSSVGSGSLGGMTPMHEQGGLPIPDIHHIDQPYWWAEGGDATPEDFGLARAQDLEKAILAMGEDRVAAFIAEPIQGAGGVIIPPATYWPEIQRICDKYEILLIADEVICGFGRTGNWFGSETVGIKPDIMTIAKGLSSGYQPIGGSIVSDEVADVINSGEFNHGYTYSGHPVASAVALENLRILQEENVLGHVRDVAMPALHEVWHGLNDHPLVGETTIVGMMGSLALTPDKDSRAKFAMDAGTAGYMTRERCFANNLIMRHVYDRMVISPPLVITPEEITTLGKRARQALDEAYTQMKDQGLLKPAS; encoded by the coding sequence ATGTCTGCCATCACCAATCATTTGCCCACGGCTGAGCTACAAGCATTGGATGCAGCGCATCATATGCATCCGTTTACAACCGGAAACGAGCTTGCAGAGCGTGGGGCAAGGGTCATCACACGGGCGGAAGGTGTGTATCTTACCGATAGCGAGGGCAATGAAATCCTTGATGGTATGGCCGGTCTTTGGTGTGTGAATATCGGTTACGGGCGGCATGAACTGGCGGATGTGGCAGCCCGCCAAATGCGCGAACTTCCGTATTACAATACTTTCTTTATGACGACACACGCGCCGGTCATTGCCTTGGCCAAAGAAATTGCGTCGCTTGCGCCTTCACATTTGAACCAAGTGTTCTTTGCGGGTTCAGGGTCCGAAGCCAATGACACCAACATTCGAATGGTGCGAACCTATTGGGCCATGAAAGGCAAACCAAGCAAGTCGATCATCATCAGCCGGAAAAATGCGTATCACGGATCGTCGGTGGGATCGGGATCGTTGGGCGGCATGACGCCTATGCATGAGCAAGGCGGTCTACCAATTCCTGACATTCATCATATTGATCAGCCCTACTGGTGGGCGGAAGGTGGCGACGCGACACCGGAAGACTTCGGATTGGCGCGGGCGCAGGACCTTGAAAAAGCAATTCTTGCAATGGGCGAAGATCGTGTGGCGGCCTTTATCGCAGAACCCATTCAGGGCGCAGGCGGTGTCATCATTCCACCCGCAACGTATTGGCCTGAAATCCAGCGCATCTGCGACAAATACGAGATTTTGCTGATTGCTGACGAGGTTATTTGTGGCTTCGGGCGCACAGGCAACTGGTTTGGCTCTGAAACGGTAGGGATCAAACCGGACATCATGACAATCGCCAAAGGCCTGTCTTCCGGGTATCAACCGATCGGTGGTTCCATTGTCTCGGATGAGGTTGCCGATGTTATCAATTCGGGGGAATTCAACCATGGCTATACCTATTCTGGCCACCCTGTGGCATCCGCAGTCGCGTTGGAAAACCTGCGTATTTTGCAAGAAGAAAACGTCCTTGGCCACGTGCGCGATGTGGCTATGCCGGCACTTCATGAGGTGTGGCATGGGTTAAATGATCACCCTCTTGTGGGGGAAACCACGATTGTTGGAATGATGGGATCCTTGGCGCTTACGCCTGATAAAGACAGCCGGGCCAAATTCGCTATGGATGCGGGTACAGCGGGCTATATGACGCGGGAACGTTGCTTTGCCAATAACCTGATCATGCGGCATGTTTATGACCGCATGGTGATTTCGCCACCGTTGGTGATCACGCCAGAAGAGATTACGACTTTGGGCAAACGTGCAAGGCAGGCTTTGGACGAAGCCTATACACAAATGAAAGATCAAGGCCTGTTGAAACCAGCGTCCTGA
- a CDS encoding ABC transporter permease, whose protein sequence is MNRLSPFNVVSLTLGFAFLYLPMLILVIYSFNKSKLVTVWAGFSTKWYGELFQNEAFLDAAWVTLKVAVVSSTCATILGTMAAYTLVRGGRFFGRTLFSGMIYAPLVMPEVITGLSLLLLFISIGLDRGTMTIVLAHTTFSMCFVSVVVSSRLMSFDRSLEEAALDLGATPFAAFRLVTLPIIAPAVVAGWLLAFTLSLDDLVIAQFVSGPSATTLPMKIWSSVRLGVSPEINALSSILIALVSVGVITASLASKRQTIRMQQEEQSAARIT, encoded by the coding sequence ATGAACCGTCTGAGCCCATTCAATGTCGTTTCCCTCACCCTGGGTTTTGCGTTTTTATACCTGCCGATGCTGATCCTTGTGATCTACAGCTTCAACAAGTCAAAGCTTGTGACGGTTTGGGCCGGGTTTTCCACAAAATGGTACGGCGAACTGTTTCAAAACGAGGCCTTTCTGGACGCAGCTTGGGTCACCTTGAAGGTGGCCGTCGTGTCGTCGACTTGCGCCACAATCCTTGGCACAATGGCCGCCTACACCTTAGTGCGCGGCGGTCGGTTTTTCGGGCGAACACTGTTTTCCGGCATGATCTATGCGCCCTTGGTCATGCCCGAGGTGATCACAGGTTTGTCGCTGCTTTTGTTGTTTATCAGCATCGGTCTGGATCGCGGCACGATGACAATCGTTTTGGCGCATACCACATTTTCGATGTGTTTTGTGTCAGTTGTTGTCTCATCACGCCTGATGTCATTTGACCGTTCTTTGGAAGAAGCCGCCCTAGATCTTGGAGCCACACCCTTCGCTGCGTTTCGGCTGGTAACTTTGCCCATCATTGCGCCCGCAGTGGTCGCAGGTTGGTTGTTGGCCTTTACCTTATCGCTGGACGATTTGGTTATTGCGCAATTCGTTTCAGGCCCATCTGCGACCACATTGCCCATGAAAATTTGGTCATCTGTTAGATTGGGCGTCAGTCCGGAAATCAATGCGCTTAGTTCAATCCTGATTGCGTTGGTATCGGTCGGAGTGATCACCGCATCGCTGGCATCAAAGCGCCAAACCATTCGCATGCAGCAAGAAGAACAGTCCGCAGCCCGCATCACATGA
- a CDS encoding ABC transporter ATP-binding protein — MAKTKHDTAFVEFERVQKSYDGVNLVVKDLNLSMPQGEFLTMLGPSGSGKTTCLMMLAGFETATHGDIRLDGVSINNIPPHKRGIGMVFQNYALFPHMTVAENLAFPLEVRKIGKSEREEKVMRALGMVQMQDFAGRRPAQLSGGQQQRIALSRALVFEPELVLMDEPLGALDKQLRETLQFEITNLAHELGITTVYVTHDQTEALTMSDRVAVFDDGRIQQLAPPDKLYEEPENSFVAQFIGENNTLEGVVKEINNGVALVQLDGGDIIDAKPVNVTKPGERTRVSIRPERVEMDPTRLQEGAHTLKAEVLEFVYMGDIFRTRLRVAGTDEFIIKTRNAPDQVRLKPGEQIEIGWMAEDCRALDA, encoded by the coding sequence TTGGCCAAAACCAAACACGACACGGCGTTTGTCGAATTTGAGCGCGTGCAAAAAAGCTATGACGGCGTGAATCTTGTCGTCAAAGATTTGAACCTTTCCATGCCGCAAGGCGAGTTTTTGACAATGCTTGGCCCGTCAGGCTCAGGCAAAACGACTTGCCTGATGATGTTGGCTGGCTTTGAAACAGCGACGCATGGCGACATTCGCCTTGACGGGGTGTCGATCAACAACATTCCACCGCACAAACGCGGTATCGGTATGGTGTTTCAGAACTATGCATTGTTCCCGCATATGACTGTCGCCGAGAACCTTGCCTTCCCTTTGGAGGTCCGCAAGATCGGTAAATCCGAGCGTGAAGAAAAAGTGATGCGGGCGCTGGGCATGGTCCAGATGCAAGACTTTGCCGGACGACGTCCTGCGCAACTGTCCGGTGGTCAGCAACAGCGTATCGCTTTGTCGCGCGCCTTGGTGTTTGAACCCGAACTGGTTTTGATGGACGAGCCGCTTGGCGCGTTGGACAAACAGCTGCGTGAAACTTTGCAGTTTGAAATTACCAATCTGGCGCATGAGTTGGGCATCACGACCGTTTATGTGACGCACGACCAAACCGAAGCGTTGACGATGTCAGACCGTGTTGCGGTGTTTGACGACGGGCGCATTCAGCAATTGGCCCCGCCAGACAAGCTGTATGAAGAGCCAGAAAACAGTTTTGTTGCGCAGTTCATCGGTGAAAACAACACGCTGGAAGGCGTGGTGAAAGAGATCAACAACGGTGTGGCGCTTGTTCAGTTGGATGGGGGCGACATCATTGATGCCAAGCCGGTCAACGTGACCAAGCCGGGTGAACGCACGCGGGTTTCCATCCGCCCAGAGCGGGTCGAAATGGATCCGACGCGCTTGCAAGAAGGTGCGCATACACTGAAAGCCGAAGTGCTGGAATTTGTGTATATGGGTGACATCTTCCGTACGCGCTTGCGCGTGGCAGGCACAGATGAATTCATCATCAAAACACGCAATGCGCCAGATCAGGTGCGTTTGAAGCCGGGCGAGCAGATTGAGATCGGCTGGATGGCAGAGGATTGCCGCGCGCTGGACGCGTAG